A stretch of Chiloscyllium punctatum isolate Juve2018m chromosome 6, sChiPun1.3, whole genome shotgun sequence DNA encodes these proteins:
- the LOC140478641 gene encoding extracellular calcium-sensing receptor-like, which produces MYWQFALIILHFILETQVRATSVCKLQEHFISPGLTQDSDIIIGGMFPLSLYVNVPELHYRTKPNQLRCTGFDFRAFRWLQTMIFTIEEINKDPTILPNTTLGYRIYDTCDSYALRAAMSFLSDAGDEMSNSTCHGAASVAGIIGEAGSLQSSIIASSAGPFQVPIVSYFSTCTCLSDRRKYPTFFRTAPSDYFQTKALAQLVKHFGWSWIGALANDDDYGRFAIQQFIEQVTEFGACIAFSYILPKIYNAEKISQIVAVMKRSSAKVIVVFSPEREMLQLVQEIASQNVTGIQWLASEAWITGAVLYTEQFLPYLEGAIGFSFRRTEIPGLREFLLRVKPSPHEGGGYTNVFWEELFACKLKLPENTTKGSITRARLCTGSESLEDTDTIYSDTSQLRVSYNVYKGVYAIAHALNRLSLCESGNGPFINSSCASIHNFQPWQLLHYLKEVRFTDQFGGEVGFDENGDAIASYDMINCQRGTSGKVEYAQVGRFDSFAIAGQELSLNEHSIVWTGGKTQPPQSACSESCPPGTRKVPRSGEPLCCFDCVACTDGEISNETDSIECTKCSSDDWSNAERIMCIPREIEYLSFEDSAGIILTVIALLGACLTVAVMAIFFRHRNTAIVKANNSELSFLLLSSLVMCFLCSLTFIGRPTSWSCVLSHTAFGVIFVLCISCILAKTVVVLMAFRATLPNSNVMKWFGATQQRTVIFLCTCVQVGICVTWLVRFPPFPVKNTAYQNDKIILECNVGSVAAFYSVLAYISILSCICFVLAFLARKLPDKFNEAKFVTFSMLIFFAVWTAFIPAYVSSPGKYTVAVEIFAILSSSFGLLLCIFTPKCFIILLRPEKNTKKTLMNKY; this is translated from the exons GTTTGATTTCAGAGCCTTTCGCTGGTTACAGACGATGATCTTTACTATTGAAGAAATCAACAAGGACCCGACCATTTTGCCCAATACTACGCTGGGCTATAGGATATATGACACTTGTGATAGCTATGCTCTGAGAGCAGCTATGTCATTTCTGAGTGATGCTGGAGATGAAATGTCAAACAGCACGTGCCATGGAGCAGCGTCTGTTGCAGGAATAATCGGGGAAGCCGGATCTCTTCAGTCCAGTATTATTGCAAGCTCAGCAGGACCGTTCCAAGTTCCCATT GTCAGTTACTTCTCCACGTGTACCTGCCTGAGCGACAGGCGTAAATATCCCACATTTTTCCGCACAGCGCCCAGCGATTATTTTCAGACCAAGGCTTTGGCACAACTTGTGAAACACTTTGGTTGGTCTTGGATTGGAGCTCTTGCGAATGACGACGATTACGGGAGATTTGCGATCCAGCAATTCATCGAACAGGTCACCGAGTTTGGCGCTTGTATCGCTTTCTCATACATTCTGCCGAAGATCTACAACGCAGAGAAAATATCTCAAATCGTGGCTGTGATGAAAAGATCATCAGCCAAGGTTATTGTCGTGTTCAGCCCCGAGAGGGAAATGCTTCAGTTAGTTCAGGAGATCGCCAGCCAAAATGTGACTGGGATCCAATGGCTTGCTAGTGAAGCCTGGATCACTGGTGCTGTGCTTTATACCGAGCAATTCTTGCCCTATCTGGAAGGAGCGATTGGGTTTTCATTTCGCAGAACAGAAATCCCTGGGCTTCGAGAATTCCTCCTCCGAGTGAAACCTTCTCCACACGAGGGGGGTGGCTACACCAATGTGTTCTGGGAGGAGCTGTTTGCATGTAAATTAAAACTACCTGAAAATACGACCAAAGGTTCAATTACCAGAGCCCGTTTATGCACAGGATCTGAGAGTCTGGAAGATACCGACACCATATATTCTGACACATCACAGCTCAGAGTTTCATACAACGTGTACAAAGGCGTTTATGCCATTGCCCACGCACTGAATCGCTTAAGCTTGTGTGAGAGCGGTAATGGGCCGTTTATAAACAGTAGCTGTGCGAGCATACATAACTTTCAACCATGGCAG CTCCTTCATTACTTAAAGGAAGTCAGATTCACCGATCAGTTTGGAGGGGAAGTAGGATTTGATGAAAACGGAGATGCAATTGCATCGTATGACATGATTAATTGTCAGAGAGGTACCAGTGGAAAGGTGGAGTACGCCCAGGTGGGTCGTTTTGATTCCTTCGCAATCGCAGGGCAGGAACTTTCTCTGAATGAACATTCCATCGTTTGGACTGGTGGCAAAACTCAG CCCCCTCAATCTGCGTGCAGTGAAAGCTGCCCCCCTGGAACGAGAAAAGTGCCTCGAAGCGGCGAGCCGCTTTGTTGCTTTGACTGTGTGGCTTGTACTGACGGGGAGATTAGTAATGAAACAG ATTCAATAGAGTGCACAAAATGCTCTTCAGATGACTGGTCAAATGCGGAGAGAATCATGTGCATCCCGAGAGAAATCGAATATCTTTCCTTCGAAGATTCAGCAGGCATTATATTGACCGTAATTGCATTGCTAGGAGCTTGTTTAACCGTCGCAGTTATGGCTATTTTCTTCCGACACAGGAACACTGCTATCGTGAAAGCAAACAATTCCGAGTTGAGTTTTCTTCTCTTGAGCTCCCTAGTCATGTGCTTCCTGTGCTCGCTGACATTTATTGGCCGGCCAACCTCCTGGTCCTGTGTACTGAGTCACACAGCGTTTGGAGTCATCTTCGTGCTCTGTATCTCTTGTATACTCGCTAAAACTGTGGTGGTGCTGATGGCATTCAGAGCAACGCTCCCCAACAGCAACGTGATGAAGTGGTTTGGTGCCACTCAACAGCGGACTGTCATCTTTCTCTGTACTTGTGTGCAGGTTGGGATCTGTGTCACGTGGCTAGTCAGGTTTCCGCCATTCCCTGTGAAAAATACCGCTTATCAAAATGATAAAATCATCTTAGAATGTAATGTTGGCTCAGTGGCGGCTTTCTACAGTGTATTAGCTTATATTAGCATCTTGTCTTGTATCTGTTTTGTGCTGGCCTTTCTAGCAAGGAAATTGCCTGACAAGTTCAACGAGGCGAAGTTTGTAACCTTCAGCATGTTGATTTTTTTCGCAGTATGGACAGCCTTTATTCCCGCTTATGTCAGCTCACCAGGCAAATACACAGTCGCAGTGGAGATCTTTGCAATTTTGTCGTCAAGCTTTGGCCTGCTTCTGTGTATTTTCACCCCGAAATGTTTCATAATTCTGCTGAGGCCAGAGAAGAACACTAAAAAAACGCTCATGAATAAATATTAA